In the genome of Nakaseomyces glabratus chromosome K, complete sequence, the window TTGTTGCCTTTGCCTTCTCCGCAAATGAATTCACACTTATGAAATAGTTCTCTGATTTGCAAGCCAGAAAAATTGTGGTATGTACAATGTCCTTTGGCTCAACCTCTAATACTGAGTTTTCCAAAAAGAATCTCctaaaaaatgaaattgagGTGGCTACCACTTCAGTGGGTAAGCTCATCTTCTGAGCAATGACTTGTACTTTTTGCGCATAGAAGTTTACCAGTTTGAGTTCTTCCTCCGTGGTAATCGGTGTGGCTTTGCTATCTATCACTTTCGCTACATCAGGCGTTAACTCATCCTTGTGTTTCTCCTTGAATGCCCTAAGCTTCTCTTCTATAACAACCACAGCCCTAGCATTCGTCTCTGTACGTTTCTGTAACAACTTGTCAGGTGTAAACGACCATAACCTGAATTGTGAGGAGTGTCTATATAGATCATCATCAGTTAACCTCTTGTAATTAGGTGGATGCTCAACTGGCTTCGCATCAGGCGTTGAAGAATTTTGTGGACTCTGCGTAGACACACCAGACTCTGACATTTGCTGTTATTATGctttgtttgtttgttttacCAGGTATACAGCCATTGGGAGCTACAAAACTAGTATTTTTAACTGTATCATCCTTTTTCCCATACATTGAAAAATCTTGTGATTTGAGCCCATCGCGCAAAGTTGgaaaagtttcaaaagGGCAAGCTACTAGTAACAGCATTTAAGAATAATTACAACCACGAGAGACAAGAATTGTGGTATAAACGATTACAAAGACAACATAGGTAACTTAGTTGTCTGAAGAATCTGTTAGTACTTATCAATTGTTGATACTTGATGCGCACCCTAATTTTCCTAGCTTTGAATACACTAAAATCTTGCTGAATAATCTGTACAATTGAAGTATTTGTTGATGCTTGCCATATGTGTGTATatgaacaaaaatatttacgAAGGTTGAGAATGTACTTGGTTGAGGTTGTATGTGTACAGCCGTTGTTGAacttttacttttttttttaccttAAGTTGGAGTCTAGAATATAGTTTGGACAGCTTTATCGTACAGCTTATCCCCCCACACAAATACATATACCATACGCATACAATAAGCATAAGCCTAGAATGGTGAAGCCAATTATATGCAGACTGTACATTGCAATTGTTGCATTTATCAGGCATACGACACCCTTACGACATCACAAGACATAACGTATTTCAGCAACATAAAGAGGCAATAGCGCAACGGGTCAATTGATTGCGAAGAACAGATTATTAGAAACAAAACACGCAAAGAAATACAAGATTGCTACAGCATATCTATCCTTTAATGCACCTTTGTATGCGGGGGGTGTACCTTATCATTACTTTTGACGTCTTAATAGTCAAAATAGTCAATTCCTAGCGAAATTGCGTAGTGAAGTCATTTTGAAAgctttttgatatttttcagGGAACTAACGGATGATTCAAAGGGGATAAAGGGCATCGCTAATTTCTCGAGAATTTGTTGCTAAATTAGATATTTTTGGTGAGGGACTAAGATATGTATTGTTAATCAGGTTGGAGTGGGAACAGCTACTGAAAAGTTTAACGACGGCTTTGCTACATGATTGTTGAGAGAGACTCTTGTCTTCGCCATTTTTGATACCCCacatcctttttttttgtttttggtaACATTGCTAAATTTCTGATTATaacacaacacaacacacacacacaaactctgtaaataataacaaGACAACACTGCAAGTAGCGAGGTCTGGAAAGAGAAGTACAATGGGGTTTAAGGacaaaattcttttttggaAGGATGAGGTGCAATACAGAACGCTAGCTGTAGCAGACCAAGTTGCTAATAGGTTCTTCCATTCTTTTGAAAACGTATATAAGGGAGACGAATCTGTCGAAGATGCTGACTCGAGACCTGTTGGTTTAACTAATGAAACTCTTTCACATAGttctgatttttttgtattacCAGAAGAGAGAATAAGTACAAGAGTGAAAATACGAAGACAGAATATACTGAATACGACACTTATACTAGGAATGTTGATTGCGTTAGTTATCTGGACGGCTATTCTGTCCACTAACTCCTACTTTAGTAGCTCCCTTGCCTCAGCGTCCCCCTTATTTAACAAAGAAGGGAGAGTGGTGAGACCCATGAGGGAGTCCAACTTGGGTTTGCATGCGGACCCTCAAACCAGAAAGTCTTCAAAGACCCTGTATGATTTGCTGTCTGATTTCGACAACGCTTtttatgatgatgaaaatatgATCTTGGGTTCTCTTGCCTTTGGTGAGAACACTTACTCAAGACAACCATACGTTGCTAATGGTTACATTGGCTCACGTATCCCAAATATTGGTTTTGGTTACGCTTTGGATACTCTAAATTTATATGCTGATGCTCCTGGGGCTTTGAATAACGGCTGGCCGTTGAGAAACAGAAGATTTGCTGGGTCATTCGTCTCCGATTTCTACTCCTTGCAAGCCAAACTAAACTCTACTAACTTTCCTGAGTTGGATGAGAAAGGATACACTACtgtaatttcatcaattccTGAATGGACTGATTTGCAATTTACTGTTGATCTTAACGGTACTAATTGGTTTAATCCGCAATCTGTTTTGATTGATGATGTCATTAATTATAACCAAAATTTGTCGATGAAGGATGGCATCGTCTCAACAAATATGGACTGGTTGAATGGTATGATCAATATTAAGAGCGAAGTTTGGGCCCATAGAAAAATTCATTCTTTGGGGATTACCAGATTAGAAATCTCCTTAAACCTGGACGCCCTCCCTGATGAATTTACTGAATTACCGGTAACTATCTATGACATTATCGACTTCAACACTTCTCACAGGACAACTCTATATGAAAAGGGCCAGGACGAAGATAATAAGGCCATTTACATGATTGTTAATCCAGAAAATGTTCCATATTCAAATGCTGTTGTCTACTCTACGTGCACCATTAAAGGAACTGAAAATAACTTCTCACCATACAACTTTACTTCTGATGATAGGATTGCCAGGAACTATATGACCAACTTGACTGAGGAAAATCCGAAGGTTGTAATATATAAGTACACAAGTGTTGTTTCCTCCGAATACAACAATGACGAGCCTAATCCAAATGTCAATTTAAAATTTGCCAGCAACATTGCAAACACTGCTAAGGGTAACTATAAATCCTTACTTTCTAATCATAAGAGGGCATGGTATGACTTGTACAACGATGCCTTTATCGAAATTCCCTCTGATAGTCTTCTGGAAATGACTGCAAGATCTTCGTTGTTCCACTTACTTGCCAATACAAGGCAATATAATGTTTCAACAACAAGGGGTCTACCAGTTGGTGTTGGTGGTTTATCTTCGGACTCCTATGGTGGTATGGTATTCTGGGATGCGGATGTCTGGATGGCTCCAGCACTCCTACCTTTCTTTCCTAATATTGCTATGAACATGAACAATTATAGAAATGCCACACATCAGCAAGCCATAGAAAATGCTAAGCAGTATAACTATCCAGGAGCTGTTTATCCTTGGACTTCTGGTAGGTATGCTAACTGTACTTCTACTGGGCCATGTATTGATTATGAATATCATATTAATGTTGACATTGCTCTTGCATCATTTTCCATATATATGAATGGTGCAGAAGGTGCAGATGAGGACTATTTACGTTTCACAACATGGCCAATGGTTAAGGATGCAGCAGTGTTTTTCAAAGCCTACGTCAAATACAATGAGACTTTAGGTGAATATGAGACATATAATCTAACAGATCCGGATGAATTCGCTAATCATGTTAACAATGGTGCTTTCACCAATGCTGGTATAAAAACACTTTTGAAATGGGCAACTGATATTGGTACCCATTTGggtgaagaagttgatcCAAAATGGATGGAAATAGCCGATAACATACACATCCCTAGATCAGATTCTAATATTACTTTGGAATACTCCGGTATGAATAGCTCTGTTGAAATCAAGCAAGCAGATGTAACTTTGATGGTCTATCCATTGGGATACATTAATGATGAATCGATTTTGAATAATGCAATTAAAGATCTATATTACTATTCTGAAAGGCAATCTGCTTCAGGTCCTGCTATGACCTATCCAGTAtttgttgctgctgctgctaGTCTATTGAACCACGGATCATCTTCTCAGAGCTATCTATACAAGTCGGTTCTACCTTATTTGCGTTCTCCTTTTGCCCAGTTTAGTGAACAGTCGGACGATAATTTCTTAACAAATGGTCTCACACAGCCAGCATTCCCATTTTTAACTGCAAACGGTGGTTTCTTGCAGAGTATTTTGTTTGGCTTAACTGGTCTAAGATATTCTTACGAGGTCACGCCAAGGACTAAGAAGATCAGTAGATTACTAAAATTTGATCCTGTTAAGCTTCCACTATTGCCAGGTGGTATCGCCATTCGaaacttcaaatatatgGGTCAGGTATTGGACATTATCATTGATGATAACAACGGCACTATTGCTCATAAAGGTGGAGATAAACCGATCAGAATCAAGGTGCCTAATCGTGATATACTGCATGACAGGAACATTACTTCAGCGTTGTATTCGAAGAGAGACGATGATCTTTCTGCTACTGACGACTATTATGGTACTTACTTTACTTTGTATCCTAATGAAGAGCTGGTCATTCCATTATATGATACTAAACTAAATATTGATGGAAACATTGCCGAAAGCAAGCAGATTACAAACTTGACGGCTGGTGTTCCTGGAGATGTTGGCTTCTCAGCATTGGATGGTAACAATTACACGCATTGGCAACCATTCGATAAAAGTGATAATGCAAAGCTCTTGATTGATTTAGGTTTCAACAGCACGCATGTCATTAAAAAGGGTATCATCCTGTGGGGACAAAGACCAGCAAAGAACATTTCATTGTCAGTCTTGCCTCACTCAGAAAGGATCGAACAACTATTTGCTAATATTACAGACCTGTTAGAAACATCTTCAATAACTAAAGGTGGTTCACTATTGAATCAAATGTTAGGTCAGACACAGTCTAATGTCACAGCagaaattgatgatgatatcCTAGCTCTGTTGAATTGGAAAGGCGATGATCTGGATCAATTGATTCCTTACTTGCCTGATATGCATCTCTTGCAAGAGAAATTCATACCAATCTTAAAGGATTATCCTATAAAGCCAAACCAAAGATATTACAAAGAGATTATCGATGATGACATTATTAAGTTGCTACCAAGTAACACCACTGAATTCACCATAGATTATAACTCTATACCAGGAGGTGAGAAGCGAGCAAGATATGTAGTTTTGACAGTCCATGGTACTtatgacgatgatgatgaccTGAAAGGCGCAACCATCAAGGAAATTGTCCTTCAAGAATGAAACTGGGGATCTAGCTCATATCTACACATAATTACTTGGCAGAGTAattagtttattttttataatcTGGATAAAAAAATCTGAAATTACTTAcaatattttaaatattcCCTTTGTATCTTTTACAATAAATGTTCAATATTCTTTGTGATAAGTGGCTTTCAATAAATGTAGGCCTTTGGATAGTTGAGAACTATTCGTACATGCAGAGCACATAGATAATGCactaacaaaaaaaaataaaatgcgATTTCTGTGGATCGAACACAGGACCTCCAGATAACTTGTTGACCGAAGTTTTCGAATCTTCAGTCTGGCGCTCTCCCAACTGAGCTAAAACCGCTTAGTAAATTAGATGTTAGATCATAATAAGCTGGAGACTGTATTAACTTTATTTGAGCAAGACTTTTTAAAATTTACATTTAATACCCTTTTAGTCGCAAAGGAAGGACactaaaataatataagaTCTAAATTATTGGTGCCTCTCGAATAAGTTTGATGGTTTGCCATTGTTTTCTATAGTTGAGCGTCCATAGACGGCCGACGTCCAGCGTTTCACTACAATTACATCATCTTGTCAGTTTTTTGATAACTTGCTACCTTATGTGAGAACTTTTCTTATCCTTTCTAACTTTTAATACTACAAGTTGCTGCATTAGCCATGAAAAGAATTACTATATCAAAAAGGGCTTTTATGAAGTTCTCTTATTCTAACTATTATGTGAAAAGTACATCATATAATTGTGAATAAGTGacaaaaataatgtttTGGACAAGAATTAAGGATcttgaattttttaattctgTCCCACCTAGTAACCAACAGATGAGTCTCACCAACTCTAAGTAAATAATTCGTTCGTGGTCTTCcagattattttttatcccttttctttcatcatcttGTGGCTGAATGGCTTCGCCTAGcaaaacaaagaaacaCCGTTACCCTTTCTCGAGGGTTGTTTCATTCAATGAACAATTTGGATTAGCACAATTGTTGATCCGTTGAGTAGAAAAGGCAACGACTATTTCTTGCAATCAATTTAATAATTTCCCAACAATTATTTTTCCCCACCTATTACCTTATAGTGTTAATTTCACCTGTTTCTACCTGTGTTTTATATTGATAACAGTataagaaaagagaaattaaaattaaCAACAATGGCTGACgttatttcttctttgcaaactcaattgaaagaattaGACACCAAATttgctggtaacaatgtTTTGAACCAATTGGAACAAAGAACCAATTTGCCAAAGTCTTATTTGGTTGTTGGCTCTACCATCTTCTACTTACTTTTAATCTTTATCAATGTTGGTGGTATTGGTGAAATTTTAGGTAACTTTGCCGGTTTTGTTATCCCAGCTTACTACTCTATCCTAGCTTTGAAGACCACCACTACCAAGGATGACACTCAATTGTTGACCTACTGGATTGTCTTCAGTTTCTTGAATGTCATTGAATTCTGGTCCAAGGCTTTGCTATACATCATTCCATTCTACTGGTTCTTGAAAACCATCTTCCTGTTGTACATTGCTTTGCCACAAACTGGTGGTGCCACTATGATTTACAACCGTTTCATCTCCCCATTGACTGACAAGTACATCTTGGGTCCAAAGAAGACCGATGGTGTGCAACAATCTGTTAAGGAAGCCTCTAGAGCTACCGGTGCTGCTACTCACTAAACTCAACCTATActattttgatatattattttataaaCATCATGACGAATAAAATAGACATAGTCATTTAGATGAGCAAGTAATACTAGATTTGTatgaaatttgaaaaacaaataagCTGTTCAGTATTTCTTAAAATGTTTTATGATATATACTTTATAAATTTCAAGATCATAATACTATTTATGGAAAGCCATTATAAAGTGAGCTCTGGAAACTTATGGTCAAACTGTTGTGTTTGTTGAGAACCACCTACTGAATATGACAATTTTACTCTCATTTTTAAATTACCGGTGCCTGACACTTTTAAGGTCTGTTTGATAATGCCATTAGCAGGAATATTGACAGATGGATACAGTTGACCTAAAACAACTTTTAGTGTCTTAGTAACAGCTACCAAACATTGAAGATTGGATACCTCAACATCTCCGTTGTTTTTATAGTATATCTCCAGATGAGCAGAAGTGTCATCTTTAGTGATTTTACTAGCGTAGATTTCTAGGCAATCAATAGTTTGCAATAAAGTACAGCTTTCTGGAAGTGTGAGTttatcttcattatttttgcTAGTTTGGCCTTGTGATTGAATACCATTATTGTTTTCGCCCAATAGTAAATCAGCAAGTAAGTTTGTGTTATTTTTCTGTTGCTGCTTAGTATCTTGTACATCAGTATCACCCAGTAAGTCAAGTAACGGATCATGCTTTCGATCAGATTGCTTTCCGTTATCCAAATGCGATATGGATGTAACTGGCTTTTCTGTTTTAACAGCTCTTTCGAACTGAGGCATAGCATCCAAAATTTGTTTCCTAATACTTTCAGGCTGGCTAAAAATGATCTCATACTGTGTCGCTTTTGCCTGAAGTAATAAGTcagtattttttgtttgtcCAACAATGATTTGCCTTAACTTTTCTATCAATGCAAAATCTTGTATCCTAACTGAAAGCTTTAAAGCCGCAGTTAATACATAATGATTAATTTTTAGATTGGTCCTGATATATTGCGtatctttcaatttcagaTAATTTACAATTGTCTTTTCGTTTATCGTTTTACCATACGTTTCATTTAACTTAGAATCGCTCTGAAGTGCTTGTAATACAATATCTCCATATTCACCTATGCACCATATTGATACAAGCTGCCACCCTAAGTttccttcttcaataaattcatCTTCGGTAGTTTTATCCGTTGACTCCATAACCTCCCTTAGTGATATATCCAGCATTCTAATAATAACATCAGTCTTGTAATTTACTTCCAATGTATTATTAAAAGCAATTAGAATATCACTGATACGATCAACAGGGATATAAGAGCCCActaatttcaaaattttaacAAAAACAGAAAGTCTCCAATTATTATCTATATTTTCTCCTTGTTCTTCCGAAATTTCACCAAACTTATCAACTATGTGATTCACAGCAAATATAATTAAATCCTTTGAGTCATCTATATCTTCTCCAAATGAGTTGATCTTGTAGCTGGATGAATAGCCCCCCTTCGCGGAACCATTGTTCATAACAGATTTCGCGAGGAAGTTCAAGACCTCATTGATAAGCTCAACCAAATTATCCTTGTCCATGATTGCAAAAGTTAGCTCAAGTGCACGCATTCTAATAGATATGTCTTGGTCGTTCAAGCATCTGGAGATGAACTTCCGATGTCTTCTAACAGCTTCAGGTTCTGATGGAACGACCTTTAATAGCATGTTTAACGCGACATATTTGGTATTGTTTTGTGCTGTGATCACAGCAGTGGTGGGCTTCTTTCCTCCGACACTACGTGGAGACAAGAAGTTACCTAGAATATTTATACCCAGCACTTGCAAGGGCTTAGGTAGCTGCAAGTCGAATATAGTCCTTGTGATCTCGTATAGTACAGCCTGGCCGCTTGATTTAGTGGAGTCAGTGTTTGTAGCGATATTTGTTAGCAAGTCGTTGAATCCATCCACTTGCTCTTGGTTAATTTCTGTAGCCAACTTATGGTAAGCTTTGAAGTATAGTCTCAATGTAGTGATAACTTCACATTGCAAGAACGGGTCCGAGACGCCTTGTACGTCGAACTGTGGGTCCAAGTTTCTGGATGATAAACTAGCGAGAACTTGGTAGAAGTCATCTAGGAAAGAGGACTCtgagaatattttgatCATTTGCTGTGCCAAGTTTTGTCTGTATGCCATGTCTTCGGGATCGGACTCGGATGTTTCCTGTGGAGTTACCAGGTTCGTAATTGCTGTGGCGATGGCCTGGAAGAGTCTTGACAAACCGATCAGCACACCATGGGCCGCGGACAGGCTCGTCAGGCTCGATCTATACTCTTTCAGCAAAGTCAGGAACAAGTCAATTGGGACAATTTCGAGGAGCTGGGAGTCCTTTGCGATCAGCTTGGCACAGCACTGCAGCGCCTTCTTCAGTATATAAGGATCGGTGCTGTAGGTCTTCAGCAGGCCCTCTACGTCAGGGTAGAGGTCTCTAGCCAGTTCAGGGGAGGACAAGAACCCCAATGCGGTCAGTGCCAAAGATACCACGTACTTGTTTGGGTGTTTCAGGTCATTATTGATCAGGTTTGTGAGCAAAGTGAGCAGGTCCTGCGACTCGTCGAGCAGCAATGTAGTCGACAGGTATCCGAGCCGCTTATCGATGTACTGGTCTGAGGCGATCAGGTTTATGCACTCGACCTGCCCGAAGTGCGTGCGCTCGCCCAGGATGTACAAGTACAGCAGCTTGATGATGTTGTTACGCTTCTTGTCAGAGGAGAGGTGGTCATCTCTGAGCTTCGTCCTTATCTTAGCTGCCTGTTTGTTGATTATGGCACGCTCGTCGGCTAGAGTCTTTGCGTTGCGCACGTCCTTGATGAAGTTCCTGAGCGAGCTAGAGCCGTTGTAAGTCCCGCTGGACCCTTTCTTAGAAGAACTTCTGCGCATCATCAATACGAATTGCCAAGGTAAGGTATGTTTAAGTCTCTGATTATACTTATGCGATTTAAGAATACCCAATTTTGACCTTGGGTCTGATATGCACCGTTATTATGAGATTAGAGACTAGGTGAGAGCTGGAGAAGCTACGAGTGAATAAAATAGATTTACCCGGATATAGATTTACCCGGCAATAGATTTACCCGGATACAATGTATGCAATTACACGAGAAATCATATGATGTTAGGTATACTGTAACACGGTGTGTCATAAGTATTTGACATTGTCTCTGTGTGAATGTGTCTGTGTGAGTGTGTCTATGTGTGAGTGTATGACAGGTAAGACAGGTGAATGTGGCAGTGTGTGGGGGTGGGGGAGATAGAAAGTGTAAATCCGATATTCAAGGGAATTGCACTCCcctttttgtttttaggGGAGTGCTGGAGGAAGTGCTGGAGGAAGTGCTGGGAGAGGCTGCAGGGATGCATGAGTGTGGGGGTTGATGCGCAAAGAAAGTCTGTGGGGGGGAGTGGAAGGCACTGAAATTAGGAATTAGGGCCGCACAGTATTGCAAGTACAACAAAGTACAGTATACTACAACATTGTTTTCCTACGGATCTTTCAGAGGGgaactttgaaaaattcGATGATCTTTACTCTCATCTCTTGGACTGTCCCCCCTGCCAATCTTATCGATTCTGATTCGCTCTAACGACCCCCCTCCCTCGGcactatatatatacataacACATCATAAACGCATCATACAATGCTTCCTTTAAGAGAAAAATGGCATAAAGACCAATGCTATCACATAACTACCATAGCAGTAATACGACTAGCGCTAGGCGGTCGACGGGTGTGCCGGCTTCGCCGGGCACAGCCCGTTCTGTGATCAAGAGCACGCTGGCGTCGCTTATGGATGGTCCCGATATGCAGCAGCGGAACTATGTGCTCACGTCCGACACGTCTGCGATGAAGCGGTCGTCTAGTATACCGTACGGCTCGCAGCTGGCGCCGCCGGACGGGACCAGGACGAGGCGGCACAGTATTGCGGAGGTGACGCACCGCAAGAGACAGCCGAACCTGTTCGCTGTGAACTACTTGAACGACTTCTTGATGAACCGCGGGTTTCTGCCACAGCGGTCGCTCTTCCACAAGGACGACTGCATGACGATATCCATGGCCACGACCGCGGACCCGGTGTTCTTGCCTACCACGTCCATCAAGGACGAGGAGGAGTACCTGAGCTCGATCTCGGCACCGCAGAGGCACGAAATGCAGGCACATCATTCTTCTTCCGCGGCTATTGCACAGGAGGAGGACCGCGATGATTACCCACCTTTAAATCTGGACTCTGCAGATGCAAGCACACTGACTCCTGCTAAGAAGCTGAACAATCCGTTTTTAGCAGATCTAGCCAGAGGCGCACCACATTACGATACAAACCCATTCTTGAACCCACCATCTATCATGGACTCCCTAAACGAAAACAACGACTTGTCTCTGGCTTCCATGGATACACTTAACACTACACCggatcaaaagaaaaagactAAGAGGACACATGTCTCTGGAAGCATGACCCCAATGTCTATCGCTGTTATCGTATCAATAAAGGAGAAACCAATGAAGATGCCACGGATAATAGTTAACTTATCTTCCAATGTTAGCATACACTGGTATAATGGATTGCCTACGAATAAGAGCAAGTATGAAGAATTCTACCAGCTAAACTCTGTAAACTGGAAACTTTCTGCTACAAATTATAACATTTACATCCCTGCGAATTCATACTCAGCAGACGATGTCCAACAGAACCTAGACATTGATGTGATTAGAGATTATGTGGTATTCAAGAATAAGAAGACAAGCCATCGAAAATACGTAGAAAATAAGGCTAGCCTGAATAAGGAGTTACAGGACATGCTTAATGCTACTGATAGTGATGACTCAAAGACATCCAACTCAGCCGAGTCCAGCAAAAGCAGTTCCAGTCAAGAGAATGACAATTCTACAATATCACAATCATCGGAGACCACCTCCAAAGGTGGAAATGATCGCTCAACAAACAATTCTAATGGCCAGAATGAATTGGATGATGACGAACTATTCATGCCTGGTGATTATGTATTTGTTATCCCAGTAGCATTTGCAAACAGGGCGCCGGAGACACTTACAATGCCTTCGGGTAGAGTCTTCTATCGTCTGAAAATTCTTACAAATGCGGAAGCAGTGGATGATAATATTGCTGAGCGTCTACTAAACAGGCCACCTCTCTCTACTAATGCTTCTTCTAATGGTGCGCCTGTAACAATTTCCGCAAACGATTTAGACTGCTTCAAATCATCCGGGACCATGAGCCATTTCAGTAATGTGTCTACTCCGCCTCCACTAACTGTCCCACCTAGTTCGCAACTCCAAGCTTGCCCTCCAGAGACTTTCGATAGCCATTTGACACCGGGTCAAAACTATGCAACTTCACAACACAAGGCAAGACAGTTGTCCCTTGATTATAGTAATATGCATAGCAACAATAATACATTAGGAACAAAAAATACTCGTCAAAGAGCTCACAGTAGTGTAGACACTAATACAATGAAGGAAATGAGAGCTAATCGCCGTGGAGACCAATTTGAATCTCATCAACTGTCTGCTACTAATGACATGAAAACAGACAGAAGAAAGCGGTCAGGAACAAACTCATGGTTCAAATCAATCAAAGACCAATTCTCTACA includes:
- the ATH1 gene encoding alpha,alpha-trehalase ATH1 (CAGL0K05137g~Ortholog(s) have alpha,alpha-trehalase activity and role in cellular response to desiccation, cellular response to ethanol, cellular response to freezing, pathogenesis, trehalose catabolic process) — protein: MGFKDKILFWKDEVQYRTLAVADQVANRFFHSFENVYKGDESVEDADSRPVGLTNETLSHSSDFFVLPEERISTRVKIRRQNILNTTLILGMLIALVIWTAILSTNSYFSSSLASASPLFNKEGRVVRPMRESNLGLHADPQTRKSSKTLYDLLSDFDNAFYDDENMILGSLAFGENTYSRQPYVANGYIGSRIPNIGFGYALDTLNLYADAPGALNNGWPLRNRRFAGSFVSDFYSLQAKLNSTNFPELDEKGYTTVISSIPEWTDLQFTVDLNGTNWFNPQSVLIDDVINYNQNLSMKDGIVSTNMDWLNGMINIKSEVWAHRKIHSLGITRLEISLNLDALPDEFTELPVTIYDIIDFNTSHRTTLYEKGQDEDNKAIYMIVNPENVPYSNAVVYSTCTIKGTENNFSPYNFTSDDRIARNYMTNLTEENPKVVIYKYTSVVSSEYNNDEPNPNVNLKFASNIANTAKGNYKSLLSNHKRAWYDLYNDAFIEIPSDSLLEMTARSSLFHLLANTRQYNVSTTRGLPVGVGGLSSDSYGGMVFWDADVWMAPALLPFFPNIAMNMNNYRNATHQQAIENAKQYNYPGAVYPWTSGRYANCTSTGPCIDYEYHINVDIALASFSIYMNGAEGADEDYLRFTTWPMVKDAAVFFKAYVKYNETLGEYETYNLTDPDEFANHVNNGAFTNAGIKTLLKWATDIGTHLGEEVDPKWMEIADNIHIPRSDSNITLEYSGMNSSVEIKQADVTLMVYPLGYINDESILNNAIKDLYYYSERQSASGPAMTYPVFVAAAASLLNHGSSSQSYLYKSVLPYLRSPFAQFSEQSDDNFLTNGLTQPAFPFLTANGGFLQSILFGLTGLRYSYEVTPRTKKISRLLKFDPVKLPLLPGGIAIRNFKYMGQVLDIIIDDNNGTIAHKGGDKPIRIKVPNRDILHDRNITSALYSKRDDDLSATDDYYGTYFTLYPNEELVIPLYDTKLNIDGNIAESKQITNLTAGVPGDVGFSALDGNNYTHWQPFDKSDNAKLLIDLGFNSTHVIKKGIILWGQRPAKNISLSVLPHSERIEQLFANITDLLETSSITKGGSLLNQMLGQTQSNVTAEIDDDILALLNWKGDDLDQLIPYLPDMHLLQEKFIPILKDYPIKPNQRYYKEIIDDDIIKLLPSNTTEFTIDYNSIPGGEKRARYVVLTVHGTYDDDDDLKGATIKEIVLQE
- the YOP1 gene encoding Yop1p (CAGL0K05203g~Ortholog(s) have role in ER-dependent peroxisome organization, cellular protein localization, endoplasmic reticulum inheritance and endoplasmic reticulum tubular network membrane organization, more), which produces MADVISSLQTQLKELDTKFAGNNVLNQLEQRTNLPKSYLVVGSTIFYLLLIFINVGGIGEILGNFAGFVIPAYYSILALKTTTTKDDTQLLTYWIVFSFLNVIEFWSKALLYIIPFYWFLKTIFLLYIALPQTGGATMIYNRFISPLTDKYILGPKKTDGVQQSVKEASRATGAATH
- the APL4 gene encoding AP-1 complex subunit gamma (CAGL0K05225g~Ortholog(s) have clathrin binding activity, role in Golgi to vacuole transport and AP-1 adaptor complex localization), yielding MMRRSSSKKGSSGTYNGSSSLRNFIKDVRNAKTLADERAIINKQAAKIRTKLRDDHLSSDKKRNNIIKLLYLYILGERTHFGQVECINLIASDQYIDKRLGYLSTTLLLDESQDLLTLLTNLINNDLKHPNKYVVSLALTALGFLSSPELARDLYPDVEGLLKTYSTDPYILKKALQCCAKLIAKDSQLLEIVPIDLFLTLLKEYRSSLTSLSAAHGVLIGLSRLFQAIATAITNLVTPQETSESDPEDMAYRQNLAQQMIKIFSESSFLDDFYQVLASLSSRNLDPQFDVQGVSDPFLQCEVITTLRLYFKAYHKLATEINQEQVDGFNDLLTNIATNTDSTKSSGQAVLYEITRTIFDLQLPKPLQVLGINILGNFLSPRSVGGKKPTTAVITAQNNTKYVALNMLLKVVPSEPEAVRRHRKFISRCLNDQDISIRMRALELTFAIMDKDNLVELINEVLNFLAKSVMNNGSAKGGYSSSYKINSFGEDIDDSKDLIIFAVNHIVDKFGEISEEQGENIDNNWRLSVFVKILKLVGSYIPVDRISDILIAFNNTLEVNYKTDVIIRMLDISLREVMESTDKTTEDEFIEEGNLGWQLVSIWCIGEYGDIVLQALQSDSKLNETYGKTINEKTIVNYLKLKDTQYIRTNLKINHYVLTAALKLSVRIQDFALIEKLRQIIVGQTKNTDLLLQAKATQYEIIFSQPESIRKQILDAMPQFERAVKTEKPVTSISHLDNGKQSDRKHDPLLDLLGDTDVQDTKQQQKNNTNLLADLLLGENNNGIQSQGQTSKNNEDKLTLPESCTLLQTIDCLEIYASKITKDDTSAHLEIYYKNNGDVEVSNLQCLVAVTKTLKVVLGQLYPSVNIPANGIIKQTLKVSGTGNLKMRVKLSYSVGGSQQTQQFDHKFPELTL